The bacterium BMS3Abin08 genome has a window encoding:
- the polX_1 gene encoding DNA polymerase/3'-5' exonuclease PolX produces MKAVLEAAKEAGTALEINAFPFRLDLNDRHIREAKELGIPLIISTDTHIKEQFGFMRYGVATARRGWLAKEDVVNTLDLKKLEVFLEKSRKKV; encoded by the coding sequence ATGAAAGCCGTACTTGAGGCCGCAAAAGAGGCCGGAACAGCCCTTGAAATAAACGCCTTTCCCTTCAGACTTGATCTCAATGACAGGCACATAAGAGAGGCAAAAGAACTTGGTATACCACTGATTATCAGCACTGATACACATATTAAAGAGCAATTCGGGTTTATGAGATATGGTGTTGCAACGGCAAGAAGGGGATGGCTTGCAAAGGAGGACGTTGTTAATACACTGGATCTGAAGAAACTTGAAGTGTTTCTTGAGAAAAGCAGAAAAAAGGTATAA